Proteins from a single region of Anastrepha ludens isolate Willacy chromosome 5, idAnaLude1.1, whole genome shotgun sequence:
- the LOC128863502 gene encoding uncharacterized protein LOC128863502: MKLVVLSVLLLIGSVSARRSRPYSIENFLHKRSRINWLPVWDSDQQPGNPRAYNRNTYPGITLPIFPIRPPFGFGVCDAPNGLGMRNLFRQAKALLPRERIRNIVRDAAGDPQIQALLKLVKTPEYRQRTANLSRSREYTGYRNFACYKMNCDLRLYADFVKNLLQFSVLDESPSKNATGGNKGRPGIRGVLNDIQDALPRQRLRELFERLLATDWYLIRSVQIVQSYEYEAVFAMVQRNPDYQYLRRAQSQVGMPVDELKRLVYFALGWREEAQNPNLFLLNIFS, translated from the exons ATGAAACTCGTGGTGCTCAGCGTACTGTTGCTAATAGGCAGCGTCTCTGCGCGACGTTCGAGACCGTATTCCATTGAAAATTTTCTACATAAGCGATCCCGCATTAATTGGCTACCCGTTTGGGACTCAGATCAACAACCAGGCAACCCGAGGGCATACAACCGCAATACGTATCCGGGTATAACGCTGCCAATATTTCCCATAAGGCCACCAT TTGGTTTCGGTGTATGCGACGCACCCAACGGCCTAGGCATGCGTAATCTCTTCAGGCAGGCTAAAGCGTTGTTGCCACGCGAGCGCATACGCAACATTGTACGCGACGCAGCTGGAGATCCGCAAATACAGGCTCTACTTAAATTGGTGAAAACGCCGGAATATCGTCAACGTACCGCCAACTTGAGTCGTTCGCGCGAGTATACAGGCTATCGTAATTTTGCTTGTTACAAAATGAATTGCGATTTGAGACTATATGCAGATTTCGTAAAGAATCTATTGCAGTTTTCTGTGTTGGATGAATCGCCTTCCAAGAATGCCACTGGGGGGAACAAAGGTCGTCCGGGTATACGTGGTGTGTTGAATGACATACAGGACGCCTTGCCACGTCAACGGCTACGTGAATTATTCGAACGTTTATTGGCAACCGATTGGTATTTAATACGTTCAGTTCAAATAGTGCAAAGCTATGAGTATGAAGCGGTCTTCGCGATGGTGCAACGAAATCCAGATTACCAATATTTGCGGCGTGCGCAGTCCCAGGTGGGAATGCCGGTGGACGAGTTGAAGCGGTTAGTCTATTTTGCATTGGGTTGGCGTGAAGAGGCTCAAAATCCAAACCTCTTCTTACTTAACATATTCAGTTGA